The following are encoded together in the Mycolicibacterium arabiense genome:
- a CDS encoding DUF721 family protein, with product MNPDETAPEEPTNPGPPAHLAHLAGMDLVRRALEEARGAAKSQGKDIGRGRTSSPTRRVAGRGSRRTWSGPGPDSRDPQKLGFATLDLARTRGWTTRVAEGAVFGQWPTVVGEQIAEHAAPTALQDGVLTVTAESTAWATQLRMVQAQLLAKIAAGVGDGVVKSLKIVGPTAPSWRKGKLHISGRGPRDTYG from the coding sequence GTGAATCCCGACGAGACAGCACCTGAGGAACCGACGAACCCGGGTCCGCCTGCGCACCTCGCGCACCTGGCCGGGATGGACCTTGTCCGGCGGGCTCTCGAGGAGGCGCGCGGCGCCGCGAAGAGCCAGGGCAAGGACATCGGTCGTGGTCGCACCTCCTCCCCCACGCGCCGGGTGGCGGGCCGGGGCAGCCGCCGAACCTGGTCCGGTCCCGGGCCAGACAGCAGGGATCCGCAGAAACTCGGCTTCGCGACGCTGGACCTGGCGCGTACCCGCGGGTGGACCACCCGCGTGGCAGAGGGGGCGGTGTTCGGGCAGTGGCCAACGGTCGTCGGCGAGCAGATCGCCGAACACGCGGCGCCGACCGCCCTGCAGGACGGCGTGCTGACCGTGACCGCAGAGTCGACGGCGTGGGCCACCCAGTTGCGCATGGTGCAGGCACAACTGCTGGCCAAGATCGCTGCGGGCGTCGGCGACGGCGTAGTGAAGTCACTCAAGATCGTCGGCCCGACCGCGCCGTCGTGGCGCAAGGGCAAGCTCCACATCTCTGGTCGCGGGCCGCGCGACACCTACGGTTAG
- the recF gene encoding DNA replication/repair protein RecF (All proteins in this family for which functions are known are DNA-binding proteins that assist the filamentation of RecA onto DNA for the initiation of recombination or recombinational repair.), with product MYVRHLVLNEFRSWPRVELDLTPGRTVFVGPNGFGKTNIVEALWYSATLGSHRVASDAPLIRTGADRAVVSTIVVNEGRELAIDLEITAGRANKARLNRSPVRSPREILGVLRAVLFAPEDLALVRGDPSERRRYLDELATIRRPRIAGVRADYDKVVRQRTALLKTASGARFRGDSSALETLDVWDGHLATFGAQLIAARVALVTHLAPEVEKAYQLLAPASRPAAIHYRSGTDVVEAEAAVGTVDTEIYEAALLAELARRRTAELERGVCLVGPHRDDLELRLGDHPAKGFASHGESWSMALSLRLAAYELLREDGSDPVLLLDDVFAELDESRRRALVNVASTAEQVLVTAAVHDDIPADWDARRVEIGMRDDEGGRMSELIGVDT from the coding sequence TTGTACGTCCGTCACCTCGTCCTGAACGAGTTCCGCTCGTGGCCCAGGGTCGAACTGGACCTGACGCCCGGGCGGACGGTGTTCGTGGGTCCCAACGGTTTCGGTAAGACGAACATCGTTGAGGCCCTGTGGTATTCGGCGACCCTGGGCTCTCACCGTGTGGCGTCCGACGCGCCGCTGATCCGCACCGGGGCCGACCGCGCCGTCGTGTCGACGATCGTGGTCAACGAGGGCCGCGAGTTGGCGATCGACCTCGAGATCACCGCGGGCCGGGCCAACAAGGCGCGGCTGAACAGGTCGCCGGTACGGAGCCCGCGCGAGATCCTCGGGGTGCTGCGCGCGGTGTTGTTCGCGCCGGAGGATCTGGCGTTGGTCCGCGGAGATCCGAGCGAACGCAGGCGCTACCTCGACGAACTCGCCACGATCCGGCGGCCGCGAATCGCGGGAGTCCGCGCCGACTACGACAAGGTGGTGCGGCAACGCACGGCATTGCTCAAGACGGCGTCCGGCGCCCGATTCCGCGGTGACAGTTCGGCTTTGGAGACACTCGACGTTTGGGACGGTCACCTCGCCACGTTCGGGGCGCAGCTGATCGCGGCGCGGGTGGCGCTGGTGACCCACCTCGCGCCCGAGGTCGAGAAGGCCTACCAACTGTTGGCGCCGGCGTCGCGGCCGGCCGCCATTCACTACCGCAGCGGCACCGACGTCGTCGAGGCGGAGGCCGCCGTCGGAACCGTCGACACCGAGATCTACGAAGCCGCACTGCTCGCAGAACTGGCCCGCCGGCGCACGGCAGAACTGGAGCGGGGCGTGTGCCTGGTGGGGCCGCACCGCGACGACTTGGAGCTGCGCCTGGGCGACCACCCGGCGAAGGGGTTCGCCAGCCACGGCGAATCGTGGTCGATGGCGCTGTCCTTGCGGCTGGCGGCGTACGAACTACTCCGGGAAGATGGAAGTGATCCCGTCCTGCTGCTAGACGACGTGTTCGCCGAACTGGACGAGTCGCGCAGGCGGGCACTGGTGAACGTCGCGTCGACTGCCGAGCAGGTCTTGGTCACGGCCGCGGTACACGACGACATACCCGCCGACTGGGACGCGCGGCGGGTCGAGATCGGAATGCGTGACGACGAGGGGGGACGGATGTCGGAGCTGATCGGGGTAGACACGTGA
- the dnaN gene encoding DNA polymerase III subunit beta, whose amino-acid sequence MATTTAGLTDLKFRLVREDFADAVAWVARILPTRPTVPVLSGVLLTGSDDGLTISGYDYEVSAEIRVAAEIASPGSVLVSGRLLSDITRSLPAKPVDVTVEGTRVALSCGSARFSLPTMAVEDYPTLPALPDETGIVPSDLFGQAISQVAVAAGRDDTLPMLTGIRVEISGDKVVLAATDRFRLAVRELTWANAAADVEAAVLVPAKTLSEAAKAGSDGTEVHLSLGSGDSVGKDGLLGIRSNGKRTTSRLLDAEFPKFRQLLPSEHTAVATLNVAELTEAIKRVALVADRGAQVRMEFDSDVLHLSAGAEDVGKAEEDLPVEFSGDPLTIAFNPTYLTDGLGSLHSEKVTFGFTTPSRPAVLRPTGDDGGHAGSSGPFPAGQTDYVYLLMPVRLPG is encoded by the coding sequence GTGGCCACGACGACTGCTGGTCTCACGGATTTGAAGTTTCGCCTGGTGCGCGAAGACTTCGCCGATGCAGTGGCGTGGGTTGCGCGCATCCTGCCGACCCGGCCGACCGTCCCCGTGCTCTCCGGTGTGCTCCTCACCGGCTCCGACGACGGCCTGACGATCTCGGGGTACGACTACGAGGTGTCGGCGGAGATCCGCGTCGCCGCCGAGATCGCTTCTCCGGGAAGCGTTCTGGTGTCTGGGCGACTGCTCTCCGACATCACCAGGTCGCTGCCTGCCAAGCCGGTCGACGTGACCGTCGAGGGCACCCGAGTGGCTCTGAGCTGCGGAAGCGCGAGATTCTCGTTGCCGACGATGGCCGTGGAGGACTACCCGACGCTGCCCGCGCTCCCCGACGAGACGGGCATCGTGCCCTCGGACCTGTTCGGTCAGGCCATCAGCCAGGTGGCGGTCGCGGCCGGTCGCGATGACACCCTGCCGATGCTCACCGGCATCCGCGTCGAAATCTCCGGCGACAAGGTCGTTTTGGCGGCCACCGACCGCTTCCGGTTGGCCGTTCGCGAACTCACCTGGGCCAACGCCGCGGCTGACGTCGAGGCGGCGGTGCTGGTACCCGCCAAGACCCTGTCCGAGGCAGCGAAGGCCGGCTCCGACGGCACCGAGGTCCACCTGTCACTCGGATCCGGCGACTCGGTCGGCAAGGACGGCCTGCTGGGCATCCGCAGCAACGGCAAGCGCACCACCAGCCGCCTGCTGGACGCGGAGTTCCCCAAGTTCCGCCAGTTGCTGCCGTCGGAGCACACGGCCGTCGCGACCCTGAATGTCGCCGAACTCACCGAGGCCATCAAGCGCGTGGCACTCGTCGCCGACCGCGGCGCACAGGTCCGGATGGAGTTCGACTCCGACGTGCTGCACCTGTCCGCGGGCGCCGAGGACGTCGGCAAGGCCGAGGAGGACCTGCCGGTCGAGTTCTCCGGGGATCCCCTCACCATCGCGTTCAACCCGACCTATCTCACCGACGGCCTCGGCTCGTTGCATTCGGAGAAGGTGACGTTCGGGTTCACGACACCCAGTCGTCCCGCGGTGTTGCGTCCCACGGGTGATGATGGGGGGCACGCCGGATCGAGCGGCCCCTTCCCGGCCGGACAGACCGACTACGTGTACTTGTTGATGCCGGTGCGGCTTCCGGGCTGA
- the dnaA gene encoding chromosomal replication initiator protein DnaA gives MSTDPDPPFIAIWNDVVAELNGDAPIRDTSNGFAALPALTPQQRAWLKLVKPLVMTEGFALLSVPTPFVQNEIERHLREHIVTILSRRLGQRVELGVRIADPGPAEDSDGDDRVMAPLPDADEVDEDGEARASAEASWPTFFTNRPPSRDTTPDVSLNRRYTFDTFVIGASNRFAHAATLAIAEAPARAYNPLFIWGESGLGKTHLLHAAGNYAQRLFPGMRVKYVSTEEFTNDFINSLRDDRKASFKRSYRDIDVLLVDDIQFIEGKEGIQEEFFHTFNTLHNANKQIVISSDRPPKQLATLEDRLRTRFEWGLITDVQPPELETRIAILRKKAQMDRLDVPDDVLELIASRIERNIRELEGALIRVTAFASLNKTTIDKSLAEIVLRDLISDSSTMQIGTATIMAVTADYFEISVEELRGPGKTRALAQSRQIAMYLCRELTDLSLPKIGQAFGRDHTTVMYAEKKIRSEMAQRREVFDHVTELTTRIRQRSKR, from the coding sequence TTGTCCACGGACCCCGATCCGCCCTTCATCGCGATCTGGAACGACGTGGTCGCCGAACTCAACGGCGACGCCCCCATCCGTGACACCAGCAACGGGTTCGCGGCACTGCCGGCCCTGACACCCCAGCAACGTGCGTGGCTCAAGCTGGTGAAACCACTGGTGATGACGGAGGGCTTTGCCCTTCTCTCGGTTCCGACCCCGTTCGTCCAGAACGAGATCGAACGACACCTGCGCGAGCACATCGTCACCATCTTGAGCCGACGTCTTGGACAGCGCGTCGAACTCGGCGTTCGCATCGCCGACCCGGGCCCCGCCGAGGACTCCGACGGCGACGACCGGGTGATGGCGCCCCTCCCCGACGCGGACGAGGTGGACGAGGACGGCGAGGCACGCGCGAGTGCCGAAGCGAGCTGGCCCACCTTCTTCACCAACCGGCCGCCAAGCCGCGACACCACACCCGACGTCAGCCTCAACCGGCGCTACACGTTCGACACCTTCGTCATCGGTGCGTCGAACCGCTTCGCCCACGCTGCGACGCTCGCCATCGCCGAGGCGCCGGCCCGGGCCTACAACCCCTTGTTCATCTGGGGTGAGTCCGGTCTCGGCAAGACCCACCTCCTGCACGCGGCGGGTAACTACGCTCAGCGCCTCTTCCCCGGCATGCGAGTGAAGTACGTCTCCACCGAGGAATTCACCAACGACTTCATCAACTCGCTGCGCGACGATCGCAAGGCGTCGTTCAAGCGGAGTTATCGCGACATCGACGTGCTGCTGGTCGACGACATCCAGTTCATCGAAGGCAAGGAAGGCATCCAGGAGGAGTTCTTCCATACCTTCAACACGCTGCACAACGCCAACAAGCAGATCGTCATCTCGTCCGACCGACCGCCCAAACAGCTGGCGACGCTCGAGGACCGGCTGCGGACCCGCTTCGAGTGGGGTCTGATCACCGACGTGCAGCCCCCCGAACTCGAGACGCGTATCGCGATTCTTCGCAAGAAGGCGCAGATGGACCGGCTGGACGTGCCCGACGACGTGCTGGAGCTGATCGCCAGCCGGATCGAGCGCAACATCCGCGAACTCGAGGGTGCGCTGATCCGGGTGACCGCCTTTGCGAGCCTGAACAAGACCACGATCGACAAGTCGCTTGCGGAGATCGTGCTGCGCGACCTCATCTCCGACTCGAGCACCATGCAGATCGGTACAGCGACGATCATGGCCGTCACCGCGGACTACTTCGAGATCTCGGTAGAGGAACTCAGAGGGCCCGGCAAGACCCGCGCCCTGGCTCAGTCACGTCAGATCGCCATGTACCTGTGTCGCGAGCTCACCGACCTGTCCCTGCCGAAGATCGGGCAGGCATTCGGCCGCGACCACACCACGGTCATGTACGCCGAGAAGAAGATTCGTAGCGAAATGGCCCAGCGGCGCGAAGTCTTCGATCACGTCACCGAACTCACCACGCGGATCCGTCAGCGCTCCAAGCGCTGA
- the rpmH gene encoding 50S ribosomal protein L34, giving the protein MAKGKRTFQPNNRRRARVHGFRLRMRTRAGRAIVSARRGKGRRSLTA; this is encoded by the coding sequence GTGGCCAAGGGCAAGCGGACTTTCCAGCCCAACAACCGTCGGCGTGCGCGCGTGCATGGCTTCCGCCTGCGGATGCGGACCCGTGCAGGCCGGGCCATCGTGTCCGCACGGCGTGGCAAGGGCCGCCGCTCTCTCACTGCGTGA
- the rnpA gene encoding ribonuclease P protein component: MLPAQHRMTRSTDFGLTVKRGTRAAQPNLVLHALRSDGDHLEAPKVGLVVSKAVGNAVIRHRVSRRLRHVARDVLHDLAPGDRLVIRALPKSADADSARLRRELVTALERARR, from the coding sequence GTGCTTCCGGCTCAGCACCGGATGACACGGTCGACGGACTTCGGGCTGACGGTCAAGCGCGGAACCCGCGCGGCTCAGCCCAATCTCGTGCTGCATGCGCTGCGTTCCGATGGCGATCACCTCGAGGCACCCAAGGTCGGCTTGGTCGTATCCAAGGCCGTCGGCAACGCGGTGATTCGGCATCGGGTCTCCCGCCGGCTGCGCCACGTCGCCCGTGACGTACTGCACGACCTGGCTCCCGGCGATCGACTCGTCATCCGCGCTCTGCCCAAGAGTGCCGACGCAGACTCGGCTCGACTCCGGCGTGAGCTGGTCACCGCACTCGAACGGGCTCGCCGGTGA
- the yidD gene encoding membrane protein insertion efficiency factor YidD, protein MTRRSASSRLAGGAIYLIELYRNMISPFRPPACRFTPTCSQYAVDALRGHGLMRGAWLTIARLAKCGPWHRGGWDPIPEPRHDIHTHVADDAATSRSDSLV, encoded by the coding sequence GTGACCCGCCGCAGCGCTTCCAGCCGGCTCGCCGGCGGCGCGATCTACCTCATCGAGCTGTACCGGAACATGATCTCGCCGTTCCGTCCCCCCGCCTGTCGGTTCACTCCAACCTGCAGCCAGTACGCGGTCGACGCGCTGCGCGGCCACGGTCTGATGCGGGGAGCGTGGCTGACGATCGCGAGGCTCGCGAAGTGCGGCCCGTGGCATCGGGGAGGATGGGATCCGATACCCGAACCGCGGCATGACATCCACACCCACGTAGCTGACGATGCCGCGACGAGCAGGAGCGATTCACTTGTTTAA